The Oncorhynchus clarkii lewisi isolate Uvic-CL-2024 chromosome 29, UVic_Ocla_1.0, whole genome shotgun sequence genome contains a region encoding:
- the LOC139388587 gene encoding leucine repeat adapter protein 25-like, which produces MNGFQTSPPECPDSVCSIEGLPPLPKGLSGILNSSGGSWRDVKKVYSKLTSIQADISKSTVIDSLGRIKPASLDAGLAVLREEMVGLRQLDMSLHCQLWSLYESIQEYKGAFQDISNSLLSESSITTENSYSEEEDDYEEEENDGDNVPQNLPGTSLTLQSTQNSRDQWIKESFHISL; this is translated from the exons ATGAACGGGTTCCAGACCAGTCCTCCTGAATGTCCAGACAGCGTCTGTTCAATCGAAGGACTACCCCCTTTGCCAAAAGGCCTCAGCGGCATCCTGAACTCCAGTGGTGGCTCATGGAGGGACGTCAAAAAAGTCTACAGTAAACTGACAAGCATTCAGGCCGACATTAGCAAGTCTACAGTGATCGACTCTCTCGGCCGCATCAAGCCTGCAAGTCTGGACGCAGGGCTCGCAGTGCTGCGCGAAGAAATG GTGGGCCTCAGACAGTTGGACATGTCtctgcactgtcagctgtggtcTCTCTATGAGTCCATCCAGGAGTACAAGGGAGCCTTTCAGGACATCTCCAACTCTCTGCTGTCAGAGAGCAGCATCACTACAGAAAATAGTTactctgaggaagaggatgattatgaagaggaggagaacgaTGGTGATAATGTACCTCAGAATCTACCTGGCACTTCACTGACTCTCCAGTCAACTCAAAACTCCCGGGACCAATGGATCAAAGAGTCTTTCCACATTTCCTTATAA